A part of Acropora palmata chromosome 6, jaAcrPala1.3, whole genome shotgun sequence genomic DNA contains:
- the LOC141884837 gene encoding xyloside xylosyltransferase 1-like, whose translation MASVVGPFRYCTRHPKHILFILLLLVLVAASRFLFSSFPEQRNIQALNLMSGTLSQQLGRKTKPHGKIYDSDTDAGKNLSPFEEGVKNDKVALEKTAKGENGIHREHENVIKNDNKKRKPNHQPKLKQGAGPSQEFNVLMVLAKVGQTSPLAQRFQRCLLSICMQSTVNLRFYVVADEVGKLICQRALSQARKASKIGINVTYYDVKRVAERVRPIVKDIQQFFSSGDPNSYYNDPLFFISTAIHHILPQKVKQIIWLDSDLYFQSDIKELFSEFDKFKSSTVFGLAHEQQPVYRHVLYMFRNQNPETKVGGPPPDGLQGFNSGVILMNVHHMRNSKLYKNLLQGSEVKKLADKYSFQGHLGDQDFYSLLSLEYSELFHVLPCQWNRQLCTYWKDKYPDVFDLYFNCSGPIHVYHGNCGAKMPNE comes from the exons ATGGCGAGCGTCGTAGGACCTTTTCGATATTGCACGAGACATCCTAAGCATATCTTGTTTATTTTGCTGCTTTTGGTTCTTGTTGCTGCCAGCAGGTTTCTCTTCTCTTCATTCCCAGAGCAGAGAAATATCCAAGCACTTAATCTTATGTCGGGGACTTTATCACAACAACTCGGGCGAAAAACTAAACCCCATGGTAAAATTTACGATAGTGACACGGATGCGGGAAAAAATCTGTCACCCTTTGAGGAAGGAGTGAAAAATGATAAAGTTGCCTTGGAAAAGACAGCAAAAGGAGAGAATGGCATTCATCGTGAACATGAGAATGTGATAAAGAATGACAATAAGAAGAGGAAACCAAATCATCAGCCAAAGTTAAAGCAAGGCGCTGGACCTTCACAAGAGTTTAACGTGCTGATGGTGCTCGCCAAAGTTGGTCAGACAAGTCCACTTGCACAAAGATTCCAGCGTTGTTTACTTTCTATATGCATGCAATCAACAGTGAATCTACGCTTTTATGTTGTGGCTGATGAAGttggaaaattaatttgccaGCGTGCTTTAAGTCAAGCACGCAAAGCATCCAAGATTGGGATTAATGTGACTTATTATGACGTGAAGAGAGTGGCAGAAAGAGTCAGACCCATAGTAAAGGATATACAG caatttttttcaagtggtGACCCTAACTCCTACTACAATGATCCACTGTTTTTCATATCTACTGCAATACATCATATCTTGCCTCAGAAGGTGAAACAAATCATTTGGCTAGATTCAGATCTGTATTTTCAATCAGACATTAAGGAGTTGTTTTCAGAGTTTGATAAGTTTAAGTCCTCCACTGTATTTGGCTTGGCTCATGAGCAACAACCAGTGTACCGGCATGTCCTGTACATGTTCCGTAACCAAAATCCTGAAACAAAGGTCGGCGGACCTCCTCCAGATGGCCTTCAGGGTTTTAACAGCGGCGTCATCTTGATGAATGTACACCATATGCGCAACTCAAAACTCTACAAGAATCTTTTGCAAGGCAGTGAAGTGAAAAAGCTGGCTGACAAATACTCCTTTCAGGGCCATCTTGGAGACCAAGATTTTTATTCATTGCTTTCCTTGGAATATTCAGAACTTTTCCATGTCCTACCTTGCCAATGGAATCGACAGCTTTGTACGTATTGGAAGGACAAGTATCCTGATGTATTTGACTTGTACTTTAACTGCTCGGGACCAATTCATGTGTATCATGGAAACTGTGGGGCAAAGATGCCTAATGAGTAG